One Candidatus Binatia bacterium DNA window includes the following coding sequences:
- a CDS encoding acyl-CoA dehydrogenase — protein sequence MVGFEPSEDQKLVQETVRSFAREQIRPRARDADETGEIPAALVEQAWGLGLVQGTVPEAYGGFGNELSAVTGALVAEELGWGDLSIALHILAPSLVTVPLLEFGTEAQKREVLPTYTGENFRAATAALVEPRFGFDPAEMETVAEKKNGGWILRGHKCFVPLADEAEHMLVYARTGGPGLENVGVFLVRRGTPGVEILEREKNMGIKGLRTFEVRLSDVRLPAEARLETGEAGVRRLLDRSRVALAALAVGVSRAAFEYARDYAKERKAFGVAIAQKQAIAFMVAEMAIEIDATRLLVWEAAWKLDRGEDATREAVLAKQYAAERALEITDNAVQVLGGHGYIRDHPVEMWLRNARGFATFEGLAIV from the coding sequence ATGGTCGGCTTCGAACCGAGTGAAGACCAGAAACTCGTCCAGGAAACGGTCCGTTCCTTCGCCCGCGAACAGATTCGGCCCCGGGCCCGCGATGCGGACGAGACAGGGGAGATCCCCGCAGCCCTCGTCGAGCAAGCCTGGGGGCTCGGACTCGTGCAGGGGACGGTGCCGGAAGCCTACGGCGGCTTCGGAAACGAGCTTTCCGCGGTGACGGGCGCGCTCGTGGCCGAGGAGCTGGGCTGGGGCGACCTCTCGATCGCGCTCCACATCCTGGCGCCCTCGCTGGTCACCGTGCCGCTTCTCGAGTTCGGTACGGAAGCGCAGAAGCGGGAAGTGCTTCCCACGTACACCGGGGAGAACTTCCGCGCTGCCACGGCAGCTCTGGTCGAGCCGCGCTTCGGTTTCGACCCGGCCGAGATGGAAACCGTGGCCGAGAAGAAAAACGGCGGCTGGATCCTGCGGGGGCACAAGTGCTTCGTTCCGCTGGCGGACGAAGCCGAGCACATGCTGGTCTACGCGCGAACGGGCGGGCCGGGCCTCGAGAACGTCGGCGTTTTTCTCGTGCGTCGGGGAACCCCGGGCGTGGAAATCCTCGAACGCGAGAAGAACATGGGGATCAAGGGCCTTCGGACCTTCGAGGTTCGTCTTTCCGACGTGCGGCTTCCGGCCGAGGCGCGGCTCGAGACCGGAGAGGCCGGTGTGCGCCGGCTTCTCGACCGCTCGCGGGTGGCGCTCGCGGCGCTCGCCGTGGGCGTGAGCCGCGCGGCTTTCGAGTACGCGCGCGACTACGCGAAGGAACGGAAGGCCTTCGGCGTGGCGATCGCGCAAAAGCAGGCGATCGCGTTCATGGTGGCGGAGATGGCCATCGAGATCGACGCGACGCGGCTTCTGGTCTGGGAGGCCGCCTGGAAGCTCGACCGGGGCGAAGACGCGACCCGCGAGGCCGTGCTCGCCAAACAGTACGCGGCCGAGAGGGCGCTCGAGATCACCGACAACGCCGTGCAGGTCCTGGGCGGACACGGCTACATCCGCGACCATCCCGTCGAGATGTGGCTCCGCAACGCGCGCGGATTCGCTACTTTCGAGGGACTGGCCATCGTGTGA
- a CDS encoding single-stranded DNA-binding protein codes for MEVVDDLDQLLAIFPPHLRERLERLENLPSLIEVVVDLGRQPEARFPGRVVFVSEEAVTRDDLDYIVARVGMFTSDNRAGIERTLHRISALRNRHGEVVGLTCRVGRAVYGTVEAVRDVVESGKSILLLGPPGVGKTTLLREAARVLADEVGKRVVIVDTSNEIAGDGDIPHPGIGRARRMQVPSPEKQHAVMIEAVENHMPEVVVIDEIGTQAEALAARTIAERGVQLIATAHGTSLENLIANPTLSDLVGGIQAVTLGDEEARRRGTQKTVLERKAPPTFDVLIEIHDRDRLAVHRDVAQVVDAYLRGIPVEPELRVRMPDGSVRVEKAPASPVSIESRESRRERPVRIFPYAVSRERLERAIRDLGVPAVVWPHARSADVVVTLRQLAKKRPKKLRELVSDKTEVYAIAGNSQAKITAFLEQIFDLPAPGPDPEKERALREAEEAIATVIARREPVTLSPQSARIRRLQHELVEAYGLRSQSTGTEPFRRVTVWPA; via the coding sequence GTGGAGGTGGTCGACGACCTCGACCAGCTCCTGGCGATCTTTCCGCCCCATCTCCGAGAGCGGCTCGAACGTCTCGAGAACCTGCCGTCGCTCATCGAAGTCGTGGTCGACCTGGGTCGGCAGCCCGAGGCCCGCTTCCCGGGTCGCGTCGTGTTCGTGAGCGAGGAGGCCGTCACGAGAGACGACCTCGACTACATCGTGGCCCGCGTGGGCATGTTCACGAGCGACAACCGCGCGGGCATCGAACGCACGCTCCACAGAATTTCCGCGCTTCGGAACCGCCACGGCGAGGTCGTGGGGCTCACCTGCCGGGTGGGCCGTGCCGTCTACGGGACGGTGGAAGCCGTGCGCGACGTCGTCGAATCGGGAAAGAGCATTCTCCTTCTCGGCCCCCCCGGTGTGGGGAAGACCACACTCTTGCGCGAGGCGGCGCGCGTGCTCGCCGACGAGGTCGGCAAACGGGTCGTCATCGTGGACACGTCGAACGAGATCGCGGGCGACGGCGACATCCCGCACCCCGGCATCGGACGCGCGCGCCGGATGCAGGTGCCTTCCCCGGAAAAGCAGCACGCCGTCATGATCGAGGCCGTGGAAAACCACATGCCGGAGGTGGTCGTCATCGACGAGATCGGGACGCAGGCCGAGGCTCTGGCCGCTCGCACGATCGCCGAGCGCGGCGTGCAGCTCATCGCGACCGCCCACGGCACCTCGCTCGAGAACCTGATCGCCAATCCCACGCTTTCGGACCTGGTCGGCGGTATCCAGGCGGTCACGCTCGGGGACGAAGAAGCCCGACGTCGCGGCACGCAGAAGACCGTGCTCGAGCGCAAAGCACCGCCGACCTTCGACGTTCTCATCGAGATCCACGACCGCGACCGCCTCGCCGTCCACCGCGACGTGGCGCAGGTCGTCGACGCCTATCTCCGGGGAATTCCGGTGGAGCCCGAGCTGCGAGTGCGGATGCCCGACGGGAGCGTGCGGGTGGAGAAAGCGCCGGCTTCGCCCGTGAGCATCGAGAGCCGGGAGAGCCGGAGGGAGCGACCTGTCCGAATCTTTCCCTACGCCGTGAGCCGGGAGAGGCTCGAGCGTGCCATTCGCGACCTCGGTGTGCCGGCGGTCGTCTGGCCGCACGCGCGGAGTGCGGACGTCGTCGTCACCCTCCGGCAGCTCGCCAAAAAGCGGCCGAAAAAGCTCCGCGAGCTCGTCTCCGACAAGACAGAGGTCTACGCCATCGCGGGGAACAGCCAGGCCAAGATCACCGCCTTTCTCGAGCAGATCTTCGACCTCCCGGCTCCGGGTCCCGATCCCGAAAAGGAGCGCGCGCTCCGGGAAGCCGAAGAAGCCATTGCCACCGTCATCGCACGGCGGGAACCCGTCACCCTTTCCCCGCAGTCGGCTCGCATCCGGAGGCTCCAGCACGAGCTCGTCGAGGCTTACGGCCTGCGCTCGCAAAGTACCGGAACCGAGCCTTTCCGGCGTGTGACCGTCTGGCCCGCCTGA
- a CDS encoding 2-hydroxy-acid oxidase: MSDWREDLRKLLAPGRLSTRPADLDAAAADESTLPGRRPDAVVWPESTEEVATVVRFACARGIPVTPRGAGTSLEGNPIPLEGGIVVDFARMRSILELEPGDLTVRVEPGVVYAELNAALRHHGLFFPPHPGGSADTATVGGMLANNASGIYALGYGATRDYVRAVTVVVGTGEVVRLGSPCRKTSSGYHLVGLLVGSEGTLGLVTEITLALAPLPRSRKQAAFVFADEQKATAALSEMLRYGLDLAAAEFLDRRSVRALGSFLGKPFPQAALLLLELHGIPALVEETASSAESLAAEHGGEAAEGPESLWAAREHVTRAIQATRPGGRMVRADLALPVSRVPEMVERAYALAQETGLELFAFGHLGLGIVHLLAPLGPGDSREGAERLKDRLVEEALSRRGSVSGEHGLGFGNRKYAAREHGPSLALMRAIKSVFDPKGILNPGKLWE, from the coding sequence ATGTCCGATTGGCGGGAAGACCTCCGGAAGCTCCTTGCTCCGGGCCGCCTCTCCACGCGCCCGGCCGACCTCGACGCTGCGGCCGCGGACGAATCGACCCTGCCGGGCCGGAGGCCCGACGCCGTCGTATGGCCCGAGAGCACCGAAGAAGTCGCGACGGTCGTCCGTTTCGCGTGCGCGCGGGGTATCCCCGTGACGCCGCGAGGAGCCGGCACGAGTCTCGAGGGCAATCCCATCCCGCTCGAGGGCGGCATCGTGGTCGACTTCGCCAGGATGCGCTCGATCCTGGAGCTCGAGCCCGGAGACCTGACGGTGCGGGTCGAGCCCGGCGTCGTGTACGCCGAGCTCAACGCTGCTCTCCGGCACCACGGGCTTTTCTTCCCGCCCCACCCGGGGGGGAGCGCCGACACCGCCACCGTGGGGGGGATGCTCGCCAACAACGCGAGCGGCATCTACGCGCTCGGGTACGGGGCGACGCGTGACTACGTCCGCGCCGTCACCGTCGTCGTCGGCACCGGCGAAGTCGTTCGCCTCGGGAGCCCGTGCCGGAAGACGTCCTCGGGCTACCATCTCGTGGGACTCCTCGTGGGCTCCGAGGGCACCCTCGGGCTCGTCACCGAAATCACCCTCGCCCTCGCTCCTCTTCCACGGAGCCGGAAACAAGCAGCCTTCGTCTTCGCCGACGAGCAGAAAGCCACCGCAGCCCTCTCCGAGATGCTTCGCTACGGCCTCGACCTTGCCGCCGCGGAATTTCTCGACCGCCGCTCGGTCCGCGCTCTCGGGAGCTTCCTCGGCAAGCCTTTTCCGCAGGCCGCCCTTCTCCTTCTCGAGCTCCACGGAATCCCCGCCCTCGTCGAAGAGACGGCGAGCTCGGCAGAGTCTCTCGCGGCCGAACACGGGGGCGAGGCCGCCGAAGGACCCGAGTCGCTCTGGGCGGCACGCGAACACGTGACCCGAGCCATCCAGGCGACGAGGCCCGGCGGGCGGATGGTGCGGGCGGACCTCGCGCTTCCCGTCTCGCGGGTCCCCGAGATGGTCGAGCGCGCCTATGCCCTCGCGCAGGAGACGGGCCTCGAGCTTTTCGCCTTCGGGCACCTGGGCCTCGGCATCGTCCATCTCCTCGCACCGCTCGGCCCCGGCGATTCGCGGGAGGGTGCCGAACGCCTGAAAGACCGCCTCGTCGAAGAAGCCCTCTCCCGCCGGGGTTCGGTCTCGGGCGAGCACGGACTCGGCTTCGGCAACCGCAAATACGCGGCGCGCGAGCACGGGCCGAGCCTCGCCCTCATGAGGGCCATCAAGAGCGTCTTCGACCCGAAGGGGATCCTGAACCCCGGGAAGCTATGGGAGTGA